One Aneurinibacillus migulanus genomic region harbors:
- a CDS encoding small acid-soluble spore protein H gives MNTQRAKEIAASPVMANVTHEGVPIYIQYVDEKTETARIYPLNQPENEQNVPLHSLLEH, from the coding sequence ATGAATACACAGCGCGCTAAAGAAATCGCCGCTTCACCTGTAATGGCGAACGTTACACACGAAGGGGTTCCAATCTATATTCAATATGTCGATGAAAAAACAGAAACAGCCAGAATTTATCCTCTTAATCAGCCGGAGAATGAACAAAACGTGCCTTTACACAGCTTATTAGAGCACTAA
- a CDS encoding GNAT family N-acetyltransferase, which translates to MNRSASSALLQNGPFYISTDKRWIDEDMVFFYLSKQSYWARGIARETVHKSVIHTPLCFGVYLGVPGNAESRQVGFARVISDLATFAYLADVFILDTYQGEGLGKWLIDTIIRHPDLQGLRRFILATRDAHSLYGGFGFAPLAAPEKMMERLSANLSIPST; encoded by the coding sequence GTGAACCGATCTGCTTCCTCAGCGTTATTGCAAAATGGACCTTTCTATATTTCTACAGACAAACGTTGGATTGATGAAGATATGGTTTTCTTTTATTTAAGCAAGCAATCTTATTGGGCACGAGGCATCGCTCGGGAGACTGTGCACAAATCAGTCATCCATACGCCGCTATGCTTTGGTGTTTATCTCGGCGTACCGGGTAATGCGGAAAGCCGACAAGTGGGATTCGCCCGCGTTATTTCTGATTTGGCAACATTTGCCTATCTTGCTGATGTATTCATTCTTGATACCTACCAAGGGGAAGGACTTGGCAAATGGCTCATCGATACGATTATCCGCCACCCGGATCTGCAAGGCTTACGTCGCTTTATCCTGGCTACTCGTGATGCACACAGCTTATACGGCGGATTCGGCTTCGCACCGCTTGCCGCTCCAGAGAAAATGATGGAACGACTTAGCGCAAACCTCTCCATTCCGTCCACCTAG
- a CDS encoding response regulator transcription factor, which yields MTKVLLLEDEESIRGFVRVILKRQGFEIVEAATGEEALRIAEQHSDFSLAVLDVMLPGISGFDVCRILREQNPRLGIIMLTAKSQEQDKVEGLGCGADDYIAKPFGTAELLARVNALLRRVNLDGESSASNTIALAPFLLSLDKRTLYKREEEVELTPKEFAIVKLLMEKANTAVSRDDIVNMVWGRHYIGDLKTVDIHIRRLRQKLEEDPSHPQYIETIWGFGYMWRREGKHEGD from the coding sequence ATGACAAAAGTGTTATTGCTGGAAGATGAAGAGAGTATTCGAGGGTTTGTACGCGTTATTTTAAAGCGTCAGGGATTTGAGATTGTAGAGGCGGCCACAGGTGAAGAAGCGCTTCGCATTGCCGAGCAGCATTCGGATTTTTCTTTGGCAGTGCTTGATGTTATGCTGCCGGGTATTAGCGGTTTTGATGTGTGTAGAATATTGCGCGAACAGAATCCTCGTCTGGGCATTATTATGCTGACAGCGAAAAGTCAGGAACAAGATAAGGTAGAAGGACTTGGCTGTGGGGCGGATGATTATATTGCGAAACCGTTTGGAACTGCAGAGCTGCTCGCGCGCGTAAATGCGCTGTTGCGACGTGTAAACCTGGACGGAGAATCTTCTGCCTCCAATACGATTGCTCTAGCTCCCTTTCTGCTTTCGCTGGATAAGCGGACATTGTATAAACGGGAAGAAGAAGTAGAGTTGACTCCAAAAGAGTTTGCTATTGTAAAGTTGCTTATGGAGAAAGCCAATACGGCAGTGAGCCGGGACGATATCGTTAATATGGTATGGGGAAGGCATTATATCGGAGATTTAAAAACGGTAGATATTCACATTCGAAGACTCCGTCAAAAGCTTGAAGAAGATCCTTCCCATCCACAATACATTGAAACGATTTGGGGATTTGGTTATATGTGGAGGCGGGAAGGAAAGCATGAAGGGGATTAA
- a CDS encoding tetraprenyl-beta-curcumene synthase family protein, translating into MYPKGPLRLMYRLYRYIFPTVRMEVGRWRERAEQIPDAELRKQALDSISNKLFHCEGGSVYAAAHMEHKDSLIRLIVAYQTISDYLDNLCDRSTSLGAENFERLHQAMRDAVSGTFSQVDYYEFNKEKDDGGYLKSLVFACHEEIRKLPSYSIVQKDIYELASLYCDLQVHKHVIKEQREERLLTWWKEHRQKAPELAWNEFAAAAGSTLGLFHLFQLASYPNIFRDRIQLMKKAYFPWICSLHILLDYLIDLEEDEVGGDLNFIAYYDSEQAIYERIHYIVQEAKEHIRLLPDRKFHSMIIDGLLGLYLSDGKVQRQPMVKRVAGLIIRSSSFPTRFFFLNSRGYRGSKAVLQAPPTGE; encoded by the coding sequence TTGTATCCAAAAGGACCTTTGCGTTTAATGTATCGCTTATATCGGTATATTTTTCCCACCGTTCGTATGGAAGTGGGACGCTGGCGTGAGCGAGCAGAACAAATTCCCGATGCTGAGCTGCGCAAGCAGGCTTTAGATAGTATTAGTAATAAGCTGTTTCATTGTGAAGGCGGTTCGGTGTATGCAGCCGCTCATATGGAACATAAGGATTCGCTTATTCGACTTATCGTAGCATACCAGACGATAAGCGATTATTTAGATAATCTGTGTGATCGCTCCACTTCGCTTGGGGCAGAGAATTTCGAGCGACTGCACCAAGCGATGCGGGATGCGGTATCTGGCACGTTCTCTCAGGTGGATTACTATGAATTCAATAAAGAGAAGGATGACGGAGGTTATTTAAAATCACTGGTCTTCGCTTGCCATGAGGAAATAAGGAAACTTCCTAGCTACTCTATCGTACAGAAAGACATCTACGAATTGGCTTCGTTGTATTGCGATTTGCAAGTACATAAGCATGTAATTAAAGAGCAACGGGAAGAACGGCTACTGACATGGTGGAAGGAGCACAGGCAGAAGGCACCGGAGCTAGCCTGGAACGAATTCGCAGCTGCCGCCGGTTCCACCCTCGGTTTGTTTCATTTATTTCAATTGGCCTCATATCCGAATATTTTTCGGGACCGGATTCAACTTATGAAAAAAGCCTATTTTCCATGGATATGCTCTCTTCATATTTTGCTCGACTATTTAATCGATCTAGAAGAAGATGAGGTCGGCGGTGATTTGAATTTTATTGCTTATTATGATAGTGAGCAAGCGATTTACGAGCGTATTCACTATATTGTGCAGGAAGCAAAGGAACATATCCGGCTGCTGCCAGATCGCAAGTTTCATAGCATGATCATAGACGGGCTTCTCGGACTTTATTTATCTGACGGCAAAGTACAGCGCCAGCCGATGGTGAAGCGCGTTGCGGGCTTGATTATTCGCTCTTCATCGTTTCCTACCCGGTTCTTCTTTTTGAATAGTCGTGGCTATCGTGGAAGCAAAGCGGTGTTACAAGCGCCCCCAACTGGTGAATAA
- a CDS encoding spore coat protein — protein MPNNIDGRGLTDREMMQLCLELEKGRCRSIANTMLETSHDELRAIYQRCLETAIANQQHIFVTMQKNGYYVVPQATADQIAEVQGLLQNNLNPGSPAS, from the coding sequence ATGCCTAACAATATTGATGGACGCGGGCTAACGGATCGTGAGATGATGCAGTTGTGCCTGGAGCTTGAAAAAGGACGGTGCCGAAGCATTGCGAACACAATGCTTGAGACGAGCCATGATGAGCTGCGCGCCATTTACCAGCGTTGCCTGGAGACTGCCATAGCAAATCAGCAACATATCTTCGTAACCATGCAGAAAAACGGTTACTACGTTGTACCACAGGCTACAGCGGATCAAATTGCCGAAGTACAGGGGTTACTACAAAACAACTTGAATCCAGGAAGTCCTGCATCCTAA
- a CDS encoding carbohydrate kinase family protein, whose amino-acid sequence MTELVSVIGTIFVDCKGFARQNYQPDTRNIGNVQFVHGGVGRNVAENLANLDLPIAFVSSVDDSGLGQEVMMRLKDLSIDTEYVQPCPAQGMGMWLAILDEHGNLAGSISQMPVLSALETMMEARGEELVRASSHVVLELDLNERIARRVLSLAKQYDRPVYGIPGNLEVVMKHPDLLMGLECFICNNYEADMLLGLDFTHMDTEEQSHALADFVHRTGLVSMVVTLGEMGAVYYDSRSERMGHQPVFPVTLVDSSGAGDAFFSGTVMGMIRGLPLEEAVICGTKVAGWTIESTESNCPTLKENMCADDFFQRMLIK is encoded by the coding sequence ATGACAGAATTAGTTTCGGTTATTGGAACAATCTTCGTGGATTGTAAGGGATTTGCTAGACAAAACTATCAACCGGATACGCGCAACATCGGTAATGTACAATTCGTGCACGGTGGTGTCGGACGTAATGTGGCAGAGAACTTGGCCAATCTGGACCTTCCGATCGCATTTGTGTCTTCTGTGGATGACTCCGGACTTGGCCAGGAAGTAATGATGCGCCTTAAAGATTTGTCCATTGATACCGAGTATGTGCAACCATGTCCGGCACAGGGAATGGGAATGTGGCTGGCGATTCTGGATGAGCACGGGAATTTGGCTGGATCCATTTCCCAGATGCCAGTGTTAAGCGCATTGGAGACTATGATGGAGGCGCGGGGGGAAGAGCTTGTGCGAGCATCTTCTCATGTCGTGCTAGAATTAGACCTCAATGAGAGAATTGCCCGACGCGTGCTGTCGCTGGCGAAACAATACGACCGGCCTGTATATGGTATTCCGGGAAATCTGGAAGTTGTCATGAAACATCCCGATCTTCTGATGGGGCTAGAGTGCTTTATTTGCAATAACTATGAAGCTGATATGCTTCTTGGACTGGACTTTACCCATATGGATACCGAAGAACAATCGCATGCATTGGCAGACTTCGTGCATCGTACAGGTTTAGTATCCATGGTAGTGACCTTGGGTGAGATGGGTGCGGTATACTATGACAGTCGTAGTGAAAGGATGGGCCACCAACCTGTATTCCCTGTTACATTGGTCGACTCGTCGGGCGCAGGTGATGCGTTTTTCTCCGGTACGGTGATGGGGATGATACGCGGCTTGCCATTAGAGGAAGCAGTAATCTGTGGAACGAAGGTAGCCGGTTGGACGATTGAAAGTACGGAGAGCAACTGTCCAACATTAAAAGAGAATATGTGTGCCGATGATTTTTTTCAACGGATGCTTATAAAATAA
- a CDS encoding sensor histidine kinase codes for MKGIKGRIVRNFGIVILLITLVLEALFLFAVRQYYYGSAMDSLQNQAAVATAYYNKYAFSYNVKEKAKYIFESDARSDFPIFEVIDWDYTTVMTSYGSSGQQINTSDVKTALSGETGTWRGFSPDTGESIIAVSNPLRTGSRTLGVLRYTVSAEMLDTTVRNITGIALLIGMLAVAFAFAFSIILAKRIVRPIEEVTAVAERMAGGDFTTRAVKQHDDEVGALAETLNYMADEITKTDKLKNNFISSISHELRTPLTSIKGWGETLLSGNLRDYEETMLGLSVMAKETDRLIGLVEDLLDFSRLQAGEMKMDLVVFDLRTLATEVGEQFGFHERNKKLKLTVRTAAEPLPVFGDSNRIKQVLVNLVHNAYKFTPVDGAVTVTVYSEEGQALLEVQDNGEGMNEEEVRRVTEKFYKGETKQAGSGLGLAICKEIIELHKGMLHIESRKGEGTKVTVSMPLYKKEEKDEKHK; via the coding sequence ATGAAGGGGATTAAAGGACGTATTGTCCGTAATTTCGGTATCGTTATTCTCTTAATTACACTTGTTCTTGAAGCGCTGTTTTTGTTTGCAGTTCGGCAATATTACTATGGCAGCGCAATGGACTCACTACAGAACCAGGCTGCGGTGGCGACAGCCTACTACAACAAATACGCTTTTTCATATAACGTGAAAGAAAAAGCCAAATATATTTTTGAATCTGACGCGAGATCTGATTTTCCCATCTTCGAGGTCATTGATTGGGATTATACGACCGTTATGACCTCATATGGATCGTCCGGGCAGCAAATCAATACGTCTGACGTGAAAACCGCCTTGTCAGGCGAAACCGGAACGTGGCGGGGATTTTCCCCCGATACAGGAGAGAGCATTATCGCGGTTTCGAATCCGCTTCGAACAGGTTCTAGAACACTTGGTGTTTTGCGGTATACGGTATCGGCCGAAATGTTGGATACGACGGTACGCAACATTACAGGTATTGCCCTGCTTATTGGTATGCTGGCCGTTGCATTCGCGTTCGCGTTCAGTATCATTCTGGCCAAGCGAATCGTAAGACCGATTGAAGAGGTAACGGCAGTGGCCGAGCGGATGGCTGGAGGGGATTTTACGACACGTGCTGTTAAGCAGCATGATGACGAAGTAGGGGCTCTGGCAGAGACGCTGAATTATATGGCAGATGAAATTACGAAAACGGATAAGTTGAAAAATAACTTCATATCTTCTATTTCTCATGAATTACGCACACCACTGACTTCGATCAAAGGATGGGGTGAGACGCTTTTATCAGGAAATCTGCGCGATTATGAGGAGACGATGCTGGGCCTTAGTGTAATGGCAAAGGAGACCGATCGTCTTATTGGTTTGGTAGAAGATTTACTGGATTTCTCCAGGCTTCAGGCTGGAGAAATGAAGATGGATCTAGTTGTGTTTGATTTGCGTACGCTTGCAACAGAAGTCGGAGAGCAGTTCGGCTTTCACGAGAGGAATAAGAAGTTGAAGTTAACAGTACGAACAGCAGCGGAACCTTTACCTGTGTTCGGAGATAGTAATCGGATAAAGCAGGTGCTCGTTAATCTGGTGCATAATGCGTATAAATTTACGCCTGTGGATGGTGCAGTGACGGTTACTGTGTATTCGGAAGAAGGACAGGCTCTGTTGGAGGTGCAAGACAACGGGGAAGGCATGAATGAAGAGGAAGTAAGACGGGTGACAGAGAAGTTTTATAAAGGGGAGACGAAGCAAGCGGGAAGCGGACTGGGACTTGCGATTTGCAAGGAAATTATAGAACTGCATAAGGGAATGTTGCATATCGAGAGCCGAAAGGGAGAAGGCACAAAAGTGACTGTCAGCATGCCTTTATACAAAAAAGAAGAGAAAGACGAAAAGCATAAATAA
- a CDS encoding general stress protein, translating into MREPQTTARVYNDETKLQHDIQELRAYGYKQEDIYILAANTDKQRKLNEVNRTHNVEWLEVGLWDSMKNWLRSDEEKIGNQMEHLGVSEEDINELEKRLGNGEYVLVVRDTTRDSHHPFIDRAHNYNQDR; encoded by the coding sequence ATGCGAGAACCGCAAACAACCGCGCGTGTCTACAATGATGAGACAAAATTACAGCATGACATCCAGGAATTGAGAGCATACGGCTACAAGCAGGAAGATATTTATATTTTAGCTGCAAATACTGACAAGCAGCGCAAGCTGAATGAGGTGAATCGTACACATAATGTTGAATGGCTTGAGGTAGGTTTGTGGGATTCGATGAAAAACTGGCTTCGCTCTGATGAAGAGAAGATAGGAAATCAGATGGAACATCTCGGAGTATCCGAGGAGGATATCAATGAGCTGGAAAAGAGGCTCGGCAACGGGGAATATGTGCTGGTTGTACGCGATACGACACGTGATAGTCATCACCCGTTCATCGATAGAGCCCATAACTACAATCAGGATCGGTAA
- a CDS encoding metal-dependent hydrolase — MMGRSHLALGALAGVAVAKLTGADMIDGAAAVMVAAVSALVPDLDSDGLLTRKLTDRPLRFIRLFSGYIGVLLILLSYFPDTRNGQFLTAFMGLMFLGVGFIFRDHASRKWMVTLLGLLVMGSAIYLQFGEKMLSLKRFPYEVLHSDYAWVLGLGLFIAIVPHFSHRTYTHTIWALSAWGYVWFYAEASLGMRGLFLSAVCGYASHLLADTLTVAGIRYLHPFPPLIKVPLIRTKKDGRKETAVVLISSIIVLLLCFGMLPL; from the coding sequence ATGATGGGCAGGAGCCATCTGGCGCTTGGTGCCCTTGCTGGCGTAGCGGTGGCAAAGCTAACGGGAGCCGATATGATAGACGGCGCCGCTGCGGTAATGGTGGCAGCCGTCTCCGCGTTGGTGCCTGATTTGGATTCGGATGGACTTTTGACGCGTAAACTGACAGATCGTCCATTGCGCTTCATTCGCTTATTCTCCGGGTATATTGGTGTTCTCCTTATTTTGCTAAGCTATTTTCCGGATACACGCAACGGACAATTTCTTACCGCATTCATGGGGCTGATGTTTCTCGGAGTTGGCTTCATATTCAGGGATCATGCTTCACGTAAATGGATGGTTACGTTACTCGGCCTGTTGGTTATGGGAAGTGCAATCTATTTGCAATTTGGCGAAAAAATGCTTAGTTTGAAACGATTTCCTTATGAAGTGTTGCATTCCGATTATGCATGGGTGCTTGGACTGGGATTGTTTATCGCTATTGTTCCGCACTTTTCCCATCGTACATATACGCATACGATTTGGGCGCTGTCGGCTTGGGGATATGTATGGTTTTATGCTGAGGCGTCTCTCGGGATGAGAGGACTGTTTCTTTCGGCAGTGTGTGGCTATGCATCGCATCTTCTGGCTGATACATTGACTGTGGCCGGGATACGCTATTTGCATCCGTTTCCTCCTTTGATCAAAGTTCCGCTTATTCGTACAAAAAAGGATGGACGCAAGGAAACAGCTGTCGTCCTGATAAGCAGCATCATTGTGCTGCTTCTATGTTTCGGTATGCTTCCTTTATGA
- a CDS encoding GNAT family N-acetyltransferase, with translation MIRRASKEDVNILSELSFRSKAYWGYSDEFMKACREDLKVTEEDISTSHVYVLEVHREIVAFYRLVYEMEDAELSNFFVDPVGIGKGYGKYVWHHLIETAKRLGIEKFLIHSDPYAEGFYKKMGAIRIGEVQSTVFPDRKLPLMQAMVKS, from the coding sequence ATGATACGCCGTGCAAGTAAAGAAGATGTAAATATATTAAGTGAATTATCGTTTCGCTCAAAGGCTTATTGGGGTTATAGTGATGAGTTCATGAAAGCGTGCCGAGAAGATTTGAAAGTGACAGAGGAAGACATAAGCACCTCTCATGTATATGTGCTTGAAGTACATAGGGAGATTGTTGCATTTTATAGGTTAGTATATGAGATGGAAGACGCTGAGCTAAGTAATTTCTTTGTCGATCCTGTTGGTATTGGTAAAGGATACGGAAAATATGTATGGCATCATCTTATTGAAACCGCAAAACGCTTGGGAATAGAGAAGTTTCTTATACATAGTGACCCGTATGCAGAAGGGTTTTATAAGAAGATGGGAGCCATACGTATTGGCGAGGTACAATCTACTGTATTTCCCGATAGGAAGCTCCCTTTAATGCAGGCTATGGTCAAATCATAA
- the thiW gene encoding energy coupling factor transporter S component ThiW: MKPTVRLTFMALLTAIGTLGSSFLWFPAGVAKAYPVQHAINVISAVLLGPGAAITIAFMIGLVRNMLGLGTILAFPGSMVGAWLAGYLYRKTRRASGAAIGEVIGTGIIGSLLSVPIAVLLLGKHLGIFAFIPPFLISSLTGAILALILLPLLKRTPLGKYYKK, encoded by the coding sequence ATGAAACCTACCGTACGCCTTACATTTATGGCACTATTGACAGCTATCGGAACCTTAGGCTCAAGCTTTCTCTGGTTCCCTGCAGGCGTCGCCAAAGCATACCCGGTACAGCACGCCATTAATGTTATTTCTGCCGTTCTGCTTGGTCCTGGCGCGGCCATTACTATCGCCTTCATGATTGGATTGGTACGCAACATGCTTGGCCTTGGTACGATACTGGCTTTTCCGGGAAGTATGGTCGGTGCCTGGCTTGCCGGATATCTTTACCGCAAAACCCGTCGTGCATCCGGCGCAGCCATAGGCGAAGTAATAGGAACGGGAATCATTGGCTCCTTGCTGTCGGTGCCTATCGCAGTTCTGCTGTTGGGTAAGCATCTTGGCATTTTTGCATTCATTCCTCCGTTCCTTATTAGCAGTCTGACCGGTGCAATTCTCGCGCTTATTCTGCTTCCGCTGCTCAAGCGAACACCGCTCGGCAAATACTATAAAAAATAG
- a CDS encoding GNAT family N-acetyltransferase has protein sequence MYSNKAEERVVELEQQKYKVLTLDKRLDFIEQTYELNQAAWPEFMLHDEIADTYWEELITDFSSLQVCVYDEKEKVIAVGNSIPFTWNGQIESLPAGWDQVFERGMQERKTNGKQTALSALGIAVHPDYRGQGLSQVLLQEMKKLAEKNQFQAFVAPVRPILKSKYPLTPIEKYIHWYQEDNAPFDPWIRLHWKLGAKILCPIQKSMVIKGTVNEWEEWTNMRFPETGQYIIPGALQPIKIDVEKNFGIYEDPNVWMQHI, from the coding sequence ATGTATTCGAATAAAGCGGAGGAGAGGGTGGTAGAATTGGAACAACAAAAATATAAAGTACTTACATTGGATAAAAGGCTAGACTTTATTGAACAGACATATGAATTAAACCAGGCGGCATGGCCTGAATTTATGTTGCATGATGAGATAGCAGATACATATTGGGAAGAACTTATAACAGATTTCTCCTCGTTGCAAGTGTGTGTGTATGACGAAAAGGAAAAAGTCATCGCTGTCGGAAACTCCATTCCCTTTACCTGGAATGGGCAAATCGAGAGTTTGCCTGCGGGTTGGGATCAAGTTTTTGAACGCGGAATGCAAGAGCGGAAGACCAACGGTAAACAAACAGCCTTATCGGCTTTGGGAATAGCGGTACATCCTGATTACAGAGGTCAGGGCTTGAGTCAGGTACTGCTGCAAGAGATGAAGAAGCTGGCGGAGAAAAATCAATTTCAGGCATTTGTTGCTCCGGTTCGTCCTATATTAAAAAGCAAATATCCTCTAACTCCCATCGAAAAATACATACATTGGTATCAAGAAGACAATGCCCCTTTCGATCCATGGATTCGGCTGCATTGGAAGCTGGGCGCAAAAATCTTATGTCCGATTCAAAAATCAATGGTTATTAAAGGGACTGTGAATGAGTGGGAGGAGTGGACAAACATGCGTTTCCCTGAAACGGGGCAGTATATTATCCCGGGAGCACTGCAGCCTATTAAGATAGACGTTGAGAAAAACTTCGGAATATATGAAGATCCTAATGTATGGATGCAGCATATATGA
- a CDS encoding NADPH-dependent FMN reductase, whose protein sequence is MKVMVVAGSAREKSNTRGLAQTIKNHLEQLGVDVLFFDAGIHELPIYKGGTEAEHPNVMQLTRYAEEADAFFVCTPEYHSGMSGALKNAFDFLNGDYFRGKPAMIAAVGGGGKGGINALNDLRTVLRALYAFVLPEQYITDAVCYNDRCELVHEDSRTKLNDMAQQLVRVTEALGK, encoded by the coding sequence ATGAAAGTTATGGTAGTTGCCGGCAGTGCACGAGAGAAATCGAATACGAGAGGATTGGCCCAAACAATAAAAAATCATCTGGAACAGCTGGGCGTAGATGTTTTGTTTTTTGATGCGGGTATACATGAACTTCCGATATATAAAGGCGGTACGGAAGCAGAGCATCCGAATGTTATGCAATTGACACGATATGCGGAAGAGGCAGATGCCTTTTTTGTTTGCACGCCGGAATATCATAGTGGTATGAGCGGTGCATTGAAGAATGCTTTTGACTTTTTGAACGGGGATTACTTCCGTGGCAAGCCGGCGATGATTGCAGCTGTCGGAGGCGGAGGCAAAGGTGGAATTAATGCATTGAATGATTTACGTACCGTATTACGTGCCTTGTATGCATTCGTATTGCCTGAGCAGTACATTACCGATGCAGTATGTTATAACGATCGTTGTGAACTTGTACACGAAGACAGCCGAACGAAATTAAACGATATGGCGCAACAGTTGGTGCGTGTAACGGAAGCGCTGGGCAAATAG